From Xiphophorus hellerii strain 12219 chromosome 20, Xiphophorus_hellerii-4.1, whole genome shotgun sequence, the proteins below share one genomic window:
- the hrh1 gene encoding histamine H1 receptor: MGLDIENFISPNMMESGLSPFADFLDLNPNSYINNSNISWSNHLNGDDPRLNETETLHYPLHTPTILLGVLLGLLSLLTIIMNLLVLYAVKKEKTLHTVGNLYIVSLSVADLIVGTTVMPLNLMYLLEDEWSLGRAVCQFWLIMDYVASTASIFSLFILCLDRYRSVRQPLKYLKYRTRGKASLMISGAWLLSMMWIIPILGWRSFTHVDLKPEEENKCDTDFRFVTWFKVITAVFNFYVPSILMLWFYTHIYLAVRQHLRDRERIIHPTDSFGENENGGNAPSPKKNDSKSLGNETEVSLKQLKKDRLLDQNTLAQTYSLEDGEKTKSASFRTHRKIGVKCQQTSLLSMTTKRLRMARRGKTCSLSPEERQPGPELPLSQSSAPLDVTCSGGNNENKHQASLNECHVTVTNSVSGVCGISPVSDVQRYTDVLCNSYDPSQALPWPEEGVEDTKIDSDNGVTLKQAWHRFIDQSRHRIQSLRIHKEHKAAKQLGFIIAAFLLCWIPYFIVFMVMAFCPECVHHDLHMFTIWLGYINSTLNPFIYPLCNGNFKRVFKNILKINL; the protein is encoded by the coding sequence ATGGGACTGGATATAGAAAACTTCATCTCACCTAACATGATGGAATCTGGTCTATCACCTTTTGCAGACTTCCTGGACCTCAACCCCAACAGCTATATCAACAACAGCAACATAAGCTGGAGCAACCATCTGAATGGTGATGATCCAAGGCTCAACGAAACCGAGACCCTTCATTACCCACTCCATACTCCAACAATACTCCTTGGAGTATTGTTGGGTCTCTTATCGCTTCTCACCATCATAATGAACCTGCTTGTCCTCTATGcagtgaagaaagaaaaaactctcCACACGGTGGGAAACCTGTACATTGTTAGCCTGTCAGTAGCAGATCTGATTGTGGGAACGACAGTTATGCCCCTGAACTTGATGTATCTGCTGGAGGATGAGTGGAGTCTGGGGCGAGCCGTATGCCAGTTTTGGCTGATCATGGATTATGTGGCCAGTACAGCATCAATCTTTAGCTTGTTTATACTGTGTTTGGATCGGTACCGCTCAGTCAGACAACCTCTGAAATACCTAAAGTATCGAACACGGGGAAAAGCGAGCTTGATGATCTCTGGGGCTTGGCTACTTTCAATGATGTGGATAATTCCTATTTTAGGATGGAGGTCGTTCACGCATGTGGACCTTAAACCTGAGGAGGAGAACAAATGTGACACAGACTTTCGCTTTGTTACGTGGTTCAAGGTGATAACAGCGGTTTTCAACTTCTATGTACCCTCAATTTTGATGTTGTGGTTTTACACACACATCTACTTGGCGGTGAGGCAGCATCTACGAGACAGAGAGAGAATCATTCATCCAACAGATTCATTTGGAGAAAATGAGAATGGAGGCAATGCCCCAAGCCCTAAAAAAAATGACTCCAAATCCCTCGGGAATGAGACAGAGGTTTCCCtcaaacaactaaaaaaagacagacTACTAGATCAGAACACTCTAGCTCAAACATATTCACTTGAAGATGGTGAGAAAACTAAATCTGCTTCTTTTAGAACTCACAGAAAAATAGGCGTAAAGTGCCAACAGACGTCACTTCTTTCCATGACAACAAAGAGGCTCAGAATGGCACGGAGGGGTAAAACATGCTCCTTGTCGCCTGAAGAGAGGCAGCCAGGACCAGAGCTTCCCCTGAGTCAGTCGTCTGCGCCACTGGATGTGACATGCTCAGGTGGAAACAATGAGAACAAACATCAAGCCTCTCTTAATGAATGCCATGTCACAGTGACAAACTCTGTGAGTGGAGTTTGCGGTATCAGTCCAGTGTCAGATGTGCAGAGGTACACAGATGTGCTCTGCAACAGCTACGACCCCAGTCAGGCGCTACCGTGGCCCGAGGAAGGAGTCGAGGACACCAAAATAGACTCTGATAATGGAGTGACTCTGAAACAGGCATGGCACAGGTTTATAGACCAATCACGACATCGAATTCAAAGTCTGAGGATTCATAAGGAGCACAAAGCTGCCAAGCAGTTAGGTTTCATAATCGCTGCTTTCTTACTATGTTGGATTCCTTATTTCATAGTTTTCATGGTCATGGCTTTCTGCCCAGAGTGTGTACACCACGATCTTCACATGTTCACCATTTGGCTTGGTTACATCAATTCCACTCTAAATCCGTTCATATACCCACTTTGCAATGGAAACTTTAAAcgtgttttcaaaaatattctcaaGATCAATTTGTGA